TCCTCGACCTCCAGGAGAGCGGTCACTGGCTGGCCTCCGTGCTTGCGTCCGGGCCGGGCCCGGTGGTTCCTTCGAGCGGTGCGCCGAGGTAGGCGGTGATGACGCGCTCGTCGCTCTGGACGGTCTCGCGGTCGCCCTCGACGATCTTCTGGCCCTGGACCAGCACGGCGGTGCGGTCGCAGAGGTTGAAGATGAAGCGCATGTCGTGCTCGATGACGAGGATCGCGACGCCCTTGTCCCGGATCGCGAAGACGAGCTCCTCGGCGGCGCGGGTCTCCTGGGGGTTCATGCCGGCGGTGGGCTCGTCCAGCAGCAGCAGGCCGGGGTCACTGGCGAGGGCGCGGGCGATCTCCAGCTTGCGCTGCTCGCCGTAGGGCAGATTGCGCGCCAGGTGGTCGGCCTTGGCGGCGAGGCCGGTGAACTCCAGGAGCTCCATGGCCCGGTCGTGGCCCTCGGACTCGGCGCGACGGTAGCCGGGGCCGCGCAGGATGGCGGAGAAGATGCCCTCCTTGGTGCGGCAGTGCCGGCCGACGAGGACGTTCTCCAGGACGGTCATGTTGGCGAAGAGCCGGATGTTCTGGAAGGTGCGGGCGATGCCGGCCTGGGTGACCCGGTGGGGCTTGGGCGGCAGGACCTTGCCCCGGTAGCTGACGGTGCCCTCGGTGGGGACGTACAGGCCGGTGAGGCAGTTGAAGAAGGTGGTCTTGCCGGCGCCGTTGGGCCCGATCAGGCCGATGATCTCACCCTCGTTGACGGTGAGGTCGACGTTGTTGACGGCGGTGAGGCCGCCGAAGCGCATGGTGACGCCCCGGACGTCGAGCAGCGCGGTGCCGACGGGCGCGGGCGCGGGGGCGGTGGTGGTGGTCATCTGGGTTTTCACGCCCCTGCCTTGGTGAGTGCCGAGTCGTCCGGTGAAGCCTGGGCCGGGATGAGCGGCTCGTGGAACTCCAGCTTGTTGCGGCGGTTGGGGATGAGCCCCTCGGGGCGGATCCGCATCAGGATGATGAGCGTGACGCCGAACGCGAGCAACTGGTAGTTGGAGAGGAACTCGAGCTTCTTCGGGACGAGGAAGAGCAGGGTGGCGCCGACCAGGGGCCCGCTGATGGTGCCCATGCCGCCGAGGATGACCGCGGCGAGCAGGAAGGCGGAGTTCGGCGGGAGGGCCTCGGCGAAGGTGTACTGGTCGGGGGTGACGGTGTAGCTGACGTGCGCCTGGACGGTACCGGCCAGGCCGGCCAGGCAGGCGCCGAGGGCGAAGGCGAGCAGCTTGAGGCGGAAGCCGTTGATGCCCATGGCCTCGGCGGCGGTCTCGTCCTCGCGGATGGCGACCCAGGCGCGGCCGATCCGGGAGTTGCCGACGCGGGCGAAGACCAGCACGACGAAGGCGGTGACGATGAGCATCAGCAGGTAGTAGTTGGAGAACCGGCCGAGTTCGACGCCGCCGACGAGGTGCTTCCTGCCCAGGTCGAAGCCGAGGATCTGGAGGTCGGGGATGCGCGGGATGCCGTTGGACCCGTTGGTGAGGTTGGGGCCGGTGGTCCCGTTGAGGTTGTTCATGGTGATGCGGAAGATCTCGCCGAAGCCGAGCGTGACGATGGCGAGGTAGTCGCCGCGCAGTCGCAGGGTCGGGGCGCCGATCAGGACGCCGAACACCATGGAGGCGGCCGCTCCGGTGAGGGCCGCGGCCCAGAAGGGGAACTGGACGTGGATCGGGGAGGCGGGGGAGCCGGAGACCAGGGCCGCGGCGTAGGCGCCGACGCCGAGGAAGGCCACGTAGCCGAGGTCGAGCAGGCCGGCCAGGCCGACGACGATGTTCAGGCCCAGGGCGACGGTCGCGAAGATCAGGATGTTCGCGGCGACCGAGGTGTACTGGTCGCTGGTCTGGGTGAACGGGAAGCCGGCGGCGGCGGCGAAGGCGGCGCCGGTGGCGACCGGGCGGTGCTTGACGGTCAGGGCGCGCAGGCGGTCCAGCAGGCCGGACTTGGCGAGTGCGGCGACGCTGAAGCCGGTCAGCAGCAGGTAGGCGGTGAACAGCTCGCCGTACTCGGTGTCGATGCCGAAGGTGATGGCGAACAGGCCGACCGCGAACGCCGCGATGATCAGCAGCACCTCGACCCAGGAGGGCAGTTCGCGGGGCGGCGCGAGGCGGCGCTCGACCTTGGCCAGGCGCAGTCCGCGTCCGGTGGTGTTGCGCTCCAGCGGGAGGCCGAGCGCGCCCACGACGGTGAGCAGCGAGGTGAGGCCGGCGAGCCAGCCGCCGGGTTCGAGGTTGGCGAGGCCGCCGAGCTCGACCGAGATGGCGATGAGGGAGAACCAGCTGACGGCGGCGGTGCCGAAGGCGGCGTACAGGACGGCGTTGTCACTGCCGGTGGGGCTGAGCCAGCGCAGTCCGGGGACGCGGTGCCCGGCGAGGGTGAGCAGCAGGGTGATCAGGCCGCCGGTGAGGGTGAGCCACTGCAGGCCGGCGGGGGAGCCGTAGTAGGTGAGGTCGCCGGGGAACTCGGAGGTCCAGGTCCAGGCGGTGAGGGCGGTGAGGGCGGTGGCGGCGGCCGCCGCGGCGGTGAAGGGCCGGGCGGCGCGGGCGGGGACGGGGATGACGGGGGTGAGTTCGGTGCTCATGGTGGTCACGCCCTGTCCGCGACGCGCTCGCCGAGCAGCCCCTGGGGCCTGACGAGCAGGACGACGATGAGGAGTACGAACGCCCAGACGTCCTTCCAGGCGCCGCCACCGAAGAGGTGCATGCCGGGGACGTGCTGGATGTAGGCGGTGGCGAGACCTTCGGCGAGGCCGAGGGCGAGGCCGCCGAGCATGGCGCCGTAGATGTTGCCGATGCCGCCGAGGACGGCGGCGGTGAAGGCCTTGAGGCCGAGGATGAAGCCCATCCGGAAGTCGACCTGGCCGGTGCGCAGGCCGTAAGCGACGGCGGCGACGGCGGCGAACGCGGCGCCGATCGCGAAGGCCATCACGATGACCCGGTCGGTGTCGATGCCCATCAGCTTGGCGGTGTCGGGGTCCTGGCTGGTGGCCTGCATGGCGCGCCCGGAGCGGGTGCGGGCGACGAACCAGCCGAGGATGACCATGCAGACGGGTGCGGCGATGATCAGGAAGACGTCGCTGCGCTGGATGGTGACGGAGGCCAGGTGGAAGGGGTCACCGGGGATCTTGGGGAAGACCCGGGCCTTCTTGGCGTCGGGGTAGAACGAGAAGACCAGCTGCTGGAGCACGATCGACAGGCCGATGGCGGTGATCAGCGGTGCGAGCCGGGGGGCGGTGCGCAGCGGCCGGTAGGCGAAGCGCTCGGCGCCGACGGCGACCAGGGTGGAAACCAGGATGCCCGCGATCAGCATGAGGGGCACGGCCAGCCAGAGGGTGGTGCCGCCGGGCAGCACGAGGTAGGCGGTGAGGGCGCCGAAGCCGCCGACCATGAAGATCTCGCCGTGGGCGAAGTTGATGAGCTGGACGATGCCGTAGACCATCGTGTAGCCGATCGCGACGAGGCCGTAGAGGGCTCCGAGGATCAGGCCGTTGGCCAGCTGTTGCGGTAGATCGTGCACCGCTGGGCCTCCGTTGTGCGTGTGTCCGCGTGGGTGGGGGAAGTGGGTGCGCGGGGGCGCTCGTGGCGCCCCCGCGCGGGTGGTTCGGCTGTCGGGACGGTGGGAGGTCAGCCGGCGAAGGTGCCGGACTTCTCCACGGCCCACGCGTTGTCCTTGACGGCGTAGACGGTGAGCTGCTTGTTGGTGGTGTCGCCGTACTCGTCGAAGGAGACCTTGCCGGTCACACCGTCGAAGGAGATCTGCTGGACGGCGTCGACGACCTTCTTGCGGACGTCCGTGGGGACCTTGCCGTTGTTGGCGGCGACGACGGTCTTGACGGCCTGGACGATGGCCCAGGCGCTGTCGTAGGAGTAGCCGCCGTAGGTCTCGTACTTGTCCTTGTAGCCGGCCGCGTTGTAGTCGGCGATGAACTTGGCGGCGGTGGGCAGCTGCTCGACGGGCAGGCCGACGGCGGTGGCCAGGTCGCCCTGGCCCTTGGGGTTGAGCTTGATGAAGTCGCCGCTCTGGATGCCGTCGCCGCCCATCAGCGGGATGTTGACGCCGGCGTCCTTGAGCTGGAGGGAGAGCGGGCCGGCCGCGGGGTACTCGCCGCCGTAGTAGACGGCTTCGGCGCCGGCTGCCTTGACCTTGGTGACGATGGCGTTGAAGTCGCGGTCGTCGGGGTTGACGTGCTCCTCGCCGACGATGGTGCCGCCGAGCTTGGTGAACTCGCCCTTGAAGGTGGCGGCGAGGCCGGCGCCGTAGGTCTTCTGGTCGTCGATGAGGAAGACCTTGGACTTCTTGGCGTCGGTGAACAGGTACTGGGCGGCGAAGGGGCCCTGCACGGCGTCGGTGGTGGCGGTGCGGAAGTAGGACTTGAAGGGGCGGGCCTTGGTGCCGGTGGCCCACTTCTCGCCCTGGCTGAGGGCGACGCCGGTGTTGGCGGGGGAGATCTCGACGAGGTTGGCGTCGTTGAAGATCTGCTGCATCGACTGGGCGACGCTGGAGTTCAGCGGGCCGACGACGCCGATCACGTTGTTGTCGGCAACCAGCTGGGTGGCGTTCTGCTGGCCGGGAGCGGGCTTGGCGGTGTCGTCCAGGGCCTTGATCTGGAACTTGACGCCGGGCACCTCGTTCTTCTCGTTGGCCTGCTTGATGGCGAGGTCGACGGAGTTCTTGATGCCGAGGCCGAGCGCGGAGAGGTCTCCGGTGAGGGGGGCGTCCACGCCGATGGTGACGGTGGTGGATCCCCCGCCTGCGGCGTCGCCGCCCTTCTTCGCGTCGCGGGCGCCGCAGGCGGAGAGGCTGAGCGCTCCGATGACGGCGATGCTCACGACAAGCGCTGAACGATGACGCACGAGGGACTCCTTCGGTCAGGAGGCGCCCCGCCAGAGGTGGCGGGTGCCGGGTCGCGCGCTGAGCCGGGCCCAGTTGGGTGGCGCGGTGACTGGCCGTGACTCTAGATGCCGTTGGGCGGCTCGTGGAGGGGTCCGGGCAGGCTGTGATTCTCTTGTTATGAGCACAGTGATCATCTGTCTCAGAATCCGGTCCGTTCTGGCGCGATCGATCCGTTGCTGCGCAGGGGGCGGCCCGCCCCGGTTCCGATGTAAGGCCCAGAACCGCAGGTGACTACTGGTGTGTTCGACTATCGGTCATCACCGTCCGCCGTGATGGACCCGGACACAGGTGTCCGGATACCGGACGAAGGGTGGGGAAGGCGCAGGTCGGCCGACGGATCGAGCGCATACGCCTCGCCCGGGATTCGATGCGGGGTCTGAATTGCGTCCGTGTTACGCAGCGTTACATCCAGGAAAGGACGTTCCGCATCCGCGGGCGCCGCCGCGCGGTCGGCGGCCGTGTACCGGGTCTTCGGCTCCACCGGCCGCCGCGGTGTCACCGCGGTCGCGGGAGGGTCGGCCGTCCCGTCGGGGAGGGCGGCGTGCGGCCGCCCGATGCCGGTGATCCGGTACGGGTGGCCGCCGGTGCCGGTGCCGGTGCCGGTGCCTGTGCCGGTTCCCGCCGGGGTGCGCGGGGTGGAGCCGCTGCCGGGCCCGGTCGCCTCGCGGACCGCGCCGACGTACGTGAACCGGACGTCCCGCGCGGGGTGCGGAAGCAGGGTTGGCGGTGCGTCGGCCGGTGGGCCGGAGCCGGTCGCCCGGTGTCCCGTACCGGCCGCCGGAAAGGCCGCGAACAGGGCGGGTTGACGCCCCGTCGGCCCGGGGCCGGCCGGGCGGGCAGCACGTCGCGCCCCTCCGTGCTCGCACTCCGTGCCGGACATGCCGCCGCCCCCTCGTCTGGACCAAGGGCCTGCCCGGCGGGGACAGTTGTCAAACGCCTTGATCGAACAAGGGGGCGGAGCACGATCGTTGGTCCGGCGGCCGGTGGGCCGGGAGCCGTCCTACAGGTCGCGCAGCATGCAGGTGAGCCGGCAGCTGGTGATCCGCCGTCCGGTGTCGTCGGTGATCGCGATCTCGTAGGTCGCGGCCGTGCGGCCCTTGAAGACCGCGGTGGCCACGCCGGTGACCGTTCCCGAGGTCGCCGAGCGGTGGTGGGTGGCGTTGAGGTCCACCCCGACCGCGTAGCGGCCGGGCCCGGCGTGCAGCATCGCGCCGATCGAACCGAGCGTCTCGGCCAGCGCCGCCGAGGCGCCGCCGTGCAGCAGGCCGTACGGCTGCTGGTTGCCCTCCACCGGCATGGTGCCGACCACGCGGTCCCCGGAGGCCTCGACGACCTTGATGCCGAGCCGGTCGCCGAGATGGCCGCCGGAGAAGGTGGAGGGGTCGACGCCGAGCTTGGCGAAGTGGTCCAGGACGTCCTGCGGGACGTCCAGGACGGGGGCCGCGTCGGTGGGGGCCGCGTCGGTCATGGGAGCTCCTGCCGGTCAGGGGTCACGTCTTCATGAGCGTGCTGCTGTGATCGTACGACCGCGCTACCCGGGAGTAGCGGCCGCGCCCGGCGGTGGCGCGGCGCACCGCCGTCCGGGCCCGCCGCCGTCCTCGCGTCCGTTGTCGGCGGCGGGCCATAGGATCGGTCACCGGCAGTGGAATCGGCAGGAACGGGACGTTGACGTGGCTACGCAGAGTACGGGCAAGGGCGCGACGGGTGGCGACGGGACCGGCCCCCGGCCCCGGCTGATGCTGCTCGACGGGCATTCGATGGCCTACCGGGCCTTCTACGCGCTGCCCGTGGAGAACTTCAACACCTCCACCGGTCAGCCCACCAACGCGGTGTACGGCTTCGCCTCGATGCTCGCCAACACGGTGCGCGACGAGCAGCCGACCCACCTCGCGGTCGCCTTCGACCTCTCCCGCAAGACGTTCCGTTCGGCCGAGTTCCCCGACTACAAGGCCAACCGGGCCAAGACGCCGGACGAGTTCAAGAGCCAGATCGGGCTGATCGGCGAACTGCTCGACGCGATGAACGTCCCCCGGATGACGGTGGAGAACTTCGAGGCCGACGACATCATCGCCACCCTCGCCACCGCCGCCGCGGCCGAGGGTTTCGACGTCGACATCGTCACCGGTGACCGGGATTCGCTCCAGCTGGTCACCGAGCGGGTCACCGTGCTCTACCCCACCAAGGGCGTCTCCGAGCTCACCCGCTACACGCCCGAGAAGGTCGCCGAGAAGTACGGCGTCACCCCCGCCCAGTACCCGGATCTGGCCGCCCTGCGCGGCGATCCGTCGGACAACCTCCCCGGCATCCCCGGGGTCGGCGAGAAGACGGCCGCGAAGTGGGTCAACCAGTTCGGCTCCTTCGACGAACTCGTCGCCAACGCGGACCAGGTCAAGGGCAAGATCGGCGAGAAGCTCCGCGAGCACCTCGACTCGGTCAAGCGCAACCGGGTGCTCACCGAGCTGGTCCGCGACGTCGAACTCCCGCTCGGCGTCGCCGACCTGCAGCGCGCCGCGTTCGACCGTGAGGCGGTCGGGCAGCTGATGGAGTCGCTGGAGTTCCGCAACAGCAACTTCCGCGAGCGGATCTTCGGCATCGACCCCACCGCCGGGCAGAGCGCCGAGCAGGCCGAGGTCGCCCCCGGTATCGAGGTGGACGGCGATCTGCTCACCGAGCCCGGTGCGCTGGCCGGCTGGCTCGCCGAGCACGCCGCCGGCGCCGCCGCCCCGGTCGCGCTGGCCGCCGTCTACCAGTGGGGTCTCGGCGCGGGCAGCGTCCAGGAGGTCGCGCTCGCGGCCGGCGAGAGCGCCGCCTGGTTCGACCCCGCGCACCTGGACGAGGCGGACGACCGCGCCTTCACCGCCTGGCTGGACGACCCGGTCCGCCCCAAGGCGCTGCACATCGCCAAGCAGGTGATGCGGGCCTTCGCCGAGCAGGGCTGGCAGATCCGGGGCGTGGTCGCCGACACCGCGCTCGCCGCCTACCTGGAGAAGCCCGGCCGGCGCACCTTCACCCTGGAGGTGCTGGCCGAGGAGTACCTCTCCCGCTCGCTCACCCCGGCCGCGGCCGCCGAGACGGGCCAGCTCAGCTTCGACGCGCCGGAGGAGGACGCGACCGCCGGTGCCCGCGCGCTGATGGTCCAGGCCCGTACGGTGCTCGACCTCGCGGCGCAGTTCGAACCGCGGCTCGCCGCCGCAGGCGCCACCGAGCTGCTGCGGGACATGGAACTGCCGATCGCCTCGCTGCTGGCCCGGATGGAGCGCACCGGCATCGCCGCCGACCGGGCCTGGCTGACCGGCCTGGAGGCGCAGTTCGCCACCGAGATCCAGCGGGTGGTGGAGGAGGCGCACGCCGCCGCCGGGCACGAGTTCAACCTCGGCTCGCCCAAGCAGCTGCAGGAGATCCTCTTCGGCGAACTGGCGCTGCCCAAGACCAAGAAGATCAAGACCGGCTACACCACCGACGCCGACGCGCTGGCCTGGCTGGCCGGCCAGACCGACAACGAGCTGCCGGTCGTCCTGCTGCGCCACCGGGACCAGGCCAAGCTGCGCACCACCGTGGAGGGCCTGCTCAAGACGGTCTCCCCGCAGGGCCGGATCCACACCACGTTCAACCAGATGGTCGCCGCCACCGGCCGGCTCTCCTCGCAGGACCCGAACCTGCAGAACATCCCGGTCCGCACCGAGGAGGGCCGGGCGATCCGTCGTGCCTTCGTCGTCGGCGAGGGCTTCGACGCGCTGCTGACCGCCGACTACTCGCAGATCGAGCTGCGCATCATGGCCCACCTCTCCGAGGACGAGGCCCTGCTGGAGGCCTTCGCGGGCGGCGAGGACCTGCACACCACCGTCGCCTCCCAGGTCTTCGGCGTCGAGTCGGGCGCGGTCGACGCCGAGATGCGCCGCAAGATCAAGGCGATGTCCTACGGCCTGGCGTACGGGCTCTCCGCCTACGGGCTCTCCCAGCAGCTCGGCATCAAGCCGGGCGAGGCGCAGGGCCTGATGGACACCTACTTCGAGCGCTTCGGCGGCGTGCGGGACTACCTCCAGCGGGTGGTGGAGGAGGCCCGCGCCACGGGGTACACCGAGACGCTGCTCGGGCGCCGCCGCCACCTTCCCGACCTCAACAGCGACAACCGCCAGCGCCGGGAGATGGCGGAGCGGATGGCCCTGAACGCCCCGATCCAGGGCTCGGCCGCCGACATCGTCAAGATCGCCATGCTGAAGGTGGACGACGCCCTGCGGGCCGCCGGGCTGACCTCCCGGATGCTGCTGCAGGTGCACGACGAAATCGTCCTGGAGCTGGCCCCGGGCGAGCGCGGGCAGGTCGAGGCGATCGTGCGCGAGCAGATGGCCGGCGCCTACCCCCTGCGGGCTCCGCTGGACGTGTCGGTCGGCGTCGGCCCGAACTGGGAGAGCGCCGCGCACTGACCGCGCCGGTCGGCGGGGGCGGTGCGCGGCCGCCTCCCGCCGACCGGTCAGGGGCGGCGAAGACTCGGAAAGGGCTTGCAGCAAGTTTCTGAAATTCTTTGCGAGATCCATTGACCGCCGCCGAGCCGGCGCGGGAGGGTCGTGGTCGTCACCCCTCCCACCGAAAGGCGCCACGCCATGCCCGGACACGCCCCGCCGGTCGCCGACGAGCGCGACGCACTGCTCGCCTTCCTCGCCCAGCAGCGCCAGGGACTGCGGATCACCGCACACGGCCTGACGGAGGAGCAGGCGCGGTCGGCGCCCTCCGCCAGCGAGCTGAACATCGCCGGCCTGATCAAGCACGCGGCCCGCTGCGAGCGCGGCTGGATGGATCTCGTCCTGCGGCGCGAGAGCGGCCCGCGCCGGGAGGCCGACGAGTCGGACGACTCCGACTTCCGACTCACCCCGGACGAGACGCTGGCCGGTGTCCTGGACGACTACCGGCAGGCGGCCGCCGAGACGGACGAGATCGTCGCCGGCATCGCCGATCTCGGCCAGGGCGTACCGGTGCCCCGGGGAGTGCCGTGGTTTCCGGCCGACGTCGAGCAGTGGTCGGTGCGCTGGGTGCTGCTCCACCTGATCGAGGAGACCGCGCGGCACGGCGGCCACGCCGACGTCATCCGGGAGACCGTCGACGGCGCCACCCACTACCCGCTGATGGCCGCCGCCGAGCGGTGGCCCGACCCGTGGTTCCGGCCCTGGGAGCCCGCCGGCCCCACTACCTGACCGGACGGTCCGTCAGCTCGGCCCGGTCGGACCGGACATGAGGTGCGCAGGCGGCCTGGCGGGCGCCTGCGCACCGACGGGGCGGCCACCCCCGCGCGGTGCCGGGCGACGGCCCCGGCCCGACGGATCCGGCGCCGCGCCTACCTCCGCTGGTTGAGCCGCCGGGTGGGCTCGGCGGTGCCCGGGTCCTCCGGCCAGGGGTGGCGGGGGTAGCGGCCGCGCAGTTCGGCGCGGACCGCCCGGTAGCCCTCCCGCCAGAACGAGGCGAGGTCGCCGGTGACGGCGGCCGGCCGCCCGGCGGGGGAGAGCAGGTGGACCGTCAGCGGCACGCGGCCGCCGGCCAGCGCGGGGGCCGCGGCCCAGCCGAACAGCTCCTGGAGCTTGACGGCGAGCACGGGCCGCTCGCCGCTGTAGTCGACCCGGATCCGGGAGCCCGACGGCACCGTGATCCGCTCGGGGGCGAGTTCCTCCAGCCGCCCGGCCTGCCCGGTGGCCCAGGGCAGCAGCCGATGCAGGGCGGCGGCGGTGTCGAGGCGTTCGAGCGCGGAGCGGCGGCGGGCACGGGAGAGTTCCGGCTCCAGCCATCTGTCGACGGCCGCCAGCAGCGCGTCGTCGCCGACGTCGGGCCAGGGCTCGCCGAGGGCGCGATGCAGGAAGGCCAGGCGCTCGCGCAGCGCGGCGGCGGCCGGTGACCAGCTGAGCAGGTCGGTGACGCCCTCCCGGGCCAGGCCCTCCAGCAGGGCGGCCCGGACCAGGGCCGGGTCCGGCGAGGTGAGCGGGACGGCGGCGAGTTCGATGGCGCCCAGCGACTCGACCCGGCGGGCCGCCAGGTCACCGCGGCGCCCGCCCGGCGGCGTCGCCCAGCGGACCTCGGCCCGGCCGGTCAGCAGCGGCGCCCCGGCCAGTCGCGCGGTGCTCTCGTCCAGTGCCGCGGCGTGCAGGATCCGGGCCGAGGGCGAGCCGGCCGGGCGGTCGGCGACCGCGACCGCGAGCCAGGGCAGGCCGGTCAGCGCGGTGCCGGGGGCGGTCTCGGCAGCCGTACCGGACGCCATCAGATAGGGGCTCCGGGCGCCGGGTTCGGGCTTGTCCACGCGGGCCCGGGCGATCCGCTCGGGGAAGGCCAGCGCGACCAC
The sequence above is drawn from the Kitasatospora sp. NBC_00315 genome and encodes:
- a CDS encoding ABC transporter ATP-binding protein, which codes for MTTTTAPAPAPVGTALLDVRGVTMRFGGLTAVNNVDLTVNEGEIIGLIGPNGAGKTTFFNCLTGLYVPTEGTVSYRGKVLPPKPHRVTQAGIARTFQNIRLFANMTVLENVLVGRHCRTKEGIFSAILRGPGYRRAESEGHDRAMELLEFTGLAAKADHLARNLPYGEQRKLEIARALASDPGLLLLDEPTAGMNPQETRAAEELVFAIRDKGVAILVIEHDMRFIFNLCDRTAVLVQGQKIVEGDRETVQSDERVITAYLGAPLEGTTGPGPDASTEASQ
- a CDS encoding branched-chain amino acid ABC transporter permease, which codes for MSTELTPVIPVPARAARPFTAAAAAATALTALTAWTWTSEFPGDLTYYGSPAGLQWLTLTGGLITLLLTLAGHRVPGLRWLSPTGSDNAVLYAAFGTAAVSWFSLIAISVELGGLANLEPGGWLAGLTSLLTVVGALGLPLERNTTGRGLRLAKVERRLAPPRELPSWVEVLLIIAAFAVGLFAITFGIDTEYGELFTAYLLLTGFSVAALAKSGLLDRLRALTVKHRPVATGAAFAAAAGFPFTQTSDQYTSVAANILIFATVALGLNIVVGLAGLLDLGYVAFLGVGAYAAALVSGSPASPIHVQFPFWAAALTGAAASMVFGVLIGAPTLRLRGDYLAIVTLGFGEIFRITMNNLNGTTGPNLTNGSNGIPRIPDLQILGFDLGRKHLVGGVELGRFSNYYLLMLIVTAFVVLVFARVGNSRIGRAWVAIREDETAAEAMGINGFRLKLLAFALGACLAGLAGTVQAHVSYTVTPDQYTFAEALPPNSAFLLAAVILGGMGTISGPLVGATLLFLVPKKLEFLSNYQLLAFGVTLIILMRIRPEGLIPNRRNKLEFHEPLIPAQASPDDSALTKAGA
- a CDS encoding branched-chain amino acid ABC transporter permease, producing the protein MHDLPQQLANGLILGALYGLVAIGYTMVYGIVQLINFAHGEIFMVGGFGALTAYLVLPGGTTLWLAVPLMLIAGILVSTLVAVGAERFAYRPLRTAPRLAPLITAIGLSIVLQQLVFSFYPDAKKARVFPKIPGDPFHLASVTIQRSDVFLIIAAPVCMVILGWFVARTRSGRAMQATSQDPDTAKLMGIDTDRVIVMAFAIGAAFAAVAAVAYGLRTGQVDFRMGFILGLKAFTAAVLGGIGNIYGAMLGGLALGLAEGLATAYIQHVPGMHLFGGGAWKDVWAFVLLIVVLLVRPQGLLGERVADRA
- a CDS encoding branched-chain amino acid ABC transporter substrate-binding protein, with the protein product MRHRSALVVSIAVIGALSLSACGARDAKKGGDAAGGGSTTVTIGVDAPLTGDLSALGLGIKNSVDLAIKQANEKNEVPGVKFQIKALDDTAKPAPGQQNATQLVADNNVIGVVGPLNSSVAQSMQQIFNDANLVEISPANTGVALSQGEKWATGTKARPFKSYFRTATTDAVQGPFAAQYLFTDAKKSKVFLIDDQKTYGAGLAATFKGEFTKLGGTIVGEEHVNPDDRDFNAIVTKVKAAGAEAVYYGGEYPAAGPLSLQLKDAGVNIPLMGGDGIQSGDFIKLNPKGQGDLATAVGLPVEQLPTAAKFIADYNAAGYKDKYETYGGYSYDSAWAIVQAVKTVVAANNGKVPTDVRKKVVDAVQQISFDGVTGKVSFDEYGDTTNKQLTVYAVKDNAWAVEKSGTFAG
- a CDS encoding PaaI family thioesterase, with protein sequence MTDAAPTDAAPVLDVPQDVLDHFAKLGVDPSTFSGGHLGDRLGIKVVEASGDRVVGTMPVEGNQQPYGLLHGGASAALAETLGSIGAMLHAGPGRYAVGVDLNATHHRSATSGTVTGVATAVFKGRTAATYEIAITDDTGRRITSCRLTCMLRDL
- the polA gene encoding DNA polymerase I, with amino-acid sequence MLLDGHSMAYRAFYALPVENFNTSTGQPTNAVYGFASMLANTVRDEQPTHLAVAFDLSRKTFRSAEFPDYKANRAKTPDEFKSQIGLIGELLDAMNVPRMTVENFEADDIIATLATAAAAEGFDVDIVTGDRDSLQLVTERVTVLYPTKGVSELTRYTPEKVAEKYGVTPAQYPDLAALRGDPSDNLPGIPGVGEKTAAKWVNQFGSFDELVANADQVKGKIGEKLREHLDSVKRNRVLTELVRDVELPLGVADLQRAAFDREAVGQLMESLEFRNSNFRERIFGIDPTAGQSAEQAEVAPGIEVDGDLLTEPGALAGWLAEHAAGAAAPVALAAVYQWGLGAGSVQEVALAAGESAAWFDPAHLDEADDRAFTAWLDDPVRPKALHIAKQVMRAFAEQGWQIRGVVADTALAAYLEKPGRRTFTLEVLAEEYLSRSLTPAAAAETGQLSFDAPEEDATAGARALMVQARTVLDLAAQFEPRLAAAGATELLRDMELPIASLLARMERTGIAADRAWLTGLEAQFATEIQRVVEEAHAAAGHEFNLGSPKQLQEILFGELALPKTKKIKTGYTTDADALAWLAGQTDNELPVVLLRHRDQAKLRTTVEGLLKTVSPQGRIHTTFNQMVAATGRLSSQDPNLQNIPVRTEEGRAIRRAFVVGEGFDALLTADYSQIELRIMAHLSEDEALLEAFAGGEDLHTTVASQVFGVESGAVDAEMRRKIKAMSYGLAYGLSAYGLSQQLGIKPGEAQGLMDTYFERFGGVRDYLQRVVEEARATGYTETLLGRRRHLPDLNSDNRQRREMAERMALNAPIQGSAADIVKIAMLKVDDALRAAGLTSRMLLQVHDEIVLELAPGERGQVEAIVREQMAGAYPLRAPLDVSVGVGPNWESAAH
- a CDS encoding DinB family protein: MPGHAPPVADERDALLAFLAQQRQGLRITAHGLTEEQARSAPSASELNIAGLIKHAARCERGWMDLVLRRESGPRREADESDDSDFRLTPDETLAGVLDDYRQAAAETDEIVAGIADLGQGVPVPRGVPWFPADVEQWSVRWVLLHLIEETARHGGHADVIRETVDGATHYPLMAAAERWPDPWFRPWEPAGPTT